A region of Desulfovibrio sp. TomC DNA encodes the following proteins:
- a CDS encoding YajG family lipoprotein, with translation MNTVSSRCRRLRASALFAALALVVLIAGCAGQQATVTPSVVVEPEALGRGVEVSTVVKDARPSAEVGLCNPASSMSGKLSTACDPSPAMHTAVEKGLRDKGFTPSPARESVVRTLTVELAELAYKPRQEGTQLAARAVAVVNVTADNNGQKLTRRYEAETVWKLPAEGVEPEFDKLLSMTVSKALSRMASDYELIHFMEKTILRTREIK, from the coding sequence ATGAATACTGTTTCCTCTCGGTGCCGACGCCTGCGGGCGTCGGCCCTTTTTGCGGCTCTGGCCCTGGTGGTCCTGATTGCCGGCTGTGCCGGCCAGCAGGCCACGGTGACGCCCTCGGTGGTTGTCGAACCTGAAGCCCTGGGCCGCGGCGTGGAAGTCTCCACCGTGGTCAAGGATGCCCGGCCAAGCGCCGAGGTGGGGTTGTGCAACCCGGCCTCGTCCATGAGCGGCAAGCTCTCGACGGCCTGCGATCCGTCGCCGGCCATGCATACTGCCGTGGAAAAGGGCCTGCGCGACAAGGGGTTCACCCCGTCGCCGGCCCGGGAATCGGTGGTGCGCACCCTCACCGTGGAACTGGCCGAACTGGCCTACAAGCCCCGCCAGGAAGGGACCCAGCTGGCGGCCCGGGCTGTGGCCGTGGTCAATGTCACGGCGGATAACAACGGCCAGAAGCTGACCCGGCGCTATGAGGCCGAAACGGTCTGGAAGCTGCCGGCCGAAGGGGTCGAACCGGAGTTCGACAAGCTGTTGAGCATGACCGTGTCCAAGGCCTTAAGCCGCATGGCGTCCGATTACGAGCTGATCCATTTCATGGAAAAGACCATCCTGCGCACGCGGGAAATCAAGTAA
- a CDS encoding diguanylate cyclase gives MEKVLIVEDSKVFARILIRKIEDELFFDACWASNFEEARYLIEENPDNHNYFVALLDLHLPDAADGRIVDYVIQKGIPSIVFTGDVQSEVRDRIWSKKVVDYVSKESPDSLDYLCSLVRRISLNKFIQVLVVDDSSTVRRHLMRLLEAHEFIVHEADTGDRAIDVLTRHPEIRVVITDYFMPGMDGVELTRRIRRLHRKDELAVIGISAYGNTILSARFIKNGANDFLNKPFSSEEFYCRVTQNLEMLEYIQKLRETSIRDPLTGLYNRRHFFDAAKALHDQLCRGESPMTLAMIDIDHFKKVNDTYGHGVGDEVLKHVAQGLANRFRGHDVVARLGGEEFCVLARGLAGEQAMDVFNDLRNSIERSKAKAGKASVGVTISLGICDKPHASVDAMLAAADAALYKAKRSGRNRVLWAE, from the coding sequence ATGGAAAAAGTCCTCATTGTTGAAGACAGCAAGGTCTTTGCCCGCATTCTCATCCGCAAGATTGAGGACGAACTTTTCTTTGATGCCTGTTGGGCCTCCAACTTTGAAGAAGCCCGTTACCTTATCGAAGAGAATCCCGACAACCACAACTACTTCGTCGCCCTGCTCGACCTGCACCTGCCTGACGCCGCCGATGGCCGCATTGTGGATTACGTTATACAAAAGGGCATCCCGTCCATCGTTTTCACCGGCGATGTCCAATCCGAGGTGCGCGACCGCATCTGGTCAAAAAAGGTCGTGGACTACGTCTCCAAGGAATCCCCGGACAGCCTCGACTACCTGTGCTCCCTGGTCCGCCGGATTTCACTGAATAAATTCATCCAGGTCCTGGTGGTGGACGACTCCTCCACCGTGCGCCGCCATCTCATGCGCCTGCTTGAGGCCCATGAATTCATCGTCCACGAGGCCGACACCGGCGACCGGGCCATTGACGTCCTCACCCGCCATCCGGAAATCCGGGTGGTCATCACCGACTACTTCATGCCCGGCATGGACGGCGTGGAACTGACCCGGCGCATCCGGCGGCTGCACCGCAAGGACGAACTGGCCGTCATCGGCATCTCCGCCTACGGCAACACCATCCTGTCGGCCCGCTTCATCAAAAACGGAGCCAACGACTTTCTCAACAAGCCGTTTTCCAGCGAGGAATTCTATTGCCGGGTGACGCAGAACCTGGAGATGCTCGAATACATCCAAAAGCTGCGCGAAACCTCCATCCGCGACCCCCTGACCGGCCTGTACAACCGCCGCCATTTCTTCGACGCGGCCAAGGCGCTCCACGATCAACTTTGCCGGGGCGAGTCGCCCATGACCCTGGCCATGATCGACATCGACCATTTCAAGAAAGTCAACGACACCTACGGCCATGGCGTGGGCGACGAGGTGCTCAAGCACGTGGCCCAAGGTCTGGCCAACCGGTTCCGGGGACATGACGTGGTGGCCCGCCTGGGCGGCGAGGAATTCTGCGTCCTGGCCCGGGGGCTGGCCGGCGAGCAGGCCATGGACGTCTTTAACGATCTGCGAAACAGCATCGAACGCTCCAAGGCCAAGGCCGGCAAGGCTTCCGTCGGCGTCACCATCAGCCTTGGCATCTGCGACAAACCCCACGCCTCGGTGGACGCCATGCTGGCCGCTGCCGACGCCGCCCTGTACAAGGCCAAACGAAGCGGCCGCAATCGCGTCCTCTGGGCTGAATAA
- a CDS encoding WbuC family cupin fold metalloprotein: MTLPHYRRIGPGATESGHDRFAVVDAALLAQKARDAAESPRLRAMHRFHATDADNPHRMVNTLQPGSYVRPHRHLSPAKSESFVLLAGSLGHVAFADDGSFGAADCVVLSRESGLLAIDIRPGVWHTVFALVPDTAVFEVKPGPYLAVDDKDFAVFAPAEGDAAATGYLQRLEARFRELVGLPKLGWKG, translated from the coding sequence GTGACCCTGCCGCATTATCGCCGCATCGGCCCCGGGGCCACCGAGTCGGGCCACGACCGGTTTGCCGTGGTCGATGCGGCCTTGCTGGCCCAAAAGGCCCGGGATGCGGCTGAAAGTCCCCGGCTGCGGGCGATGCACCGCTTCCACGCAACCGACGCCGACAATCCCCATCGCATGGTCAACACGCTGCAACCCGGCAGCTATGTGCGTCCCCACCGGCATCTGTCGCCGGCCAAGTCCGAGTCTTTTGTGTTGCTGGCCGGGAGCCTGGGGCATGTGGCTTTTGCCGACGACGGCAGCTTTGGGGCCGCGGACTGCGTGGTGTTGTCCCGGGAGTCCGGCCTCCTGGCCATCGATATCCGTCCCGGGGTCTGGCATACCGTGTTTGCCCTGGTTCCGGACACGGCGGTCTTTGAAGTCAAGCCCGGTCCGTATCTGGCGGTTGACGACAAGGATTTCGCCGTCTTTGCCCCGGCCGAGGGCGACGCAGCCGCAACGGGCTATTTGCAGCGGCTGGAGGCCCGGTTTCGGGAGTTGGTCGGATTGCCAAAGCTTGGCTGGAAGGGGTGA
- a CDS encoding M15 family metallopeptidase, whose product MPTCRLSRWLLAALAATALLAPAVPAMAQATPAEAGLVDITAIAPDIKLDIRYATPDNFTHVAVYPAPRCFLRADVAKRLVAAQADLKAQGLGLKVYDCYRPFSIQKKFWALVPNEDWVAKPVEKDGKPATGSKHNRGAAVDLTLVDAAGQELPMPSGFDDFTDKARRDYAGGDPAARANAKRLEAAMAKAGFDPLPSEWWHFDGPGWQGYELLDVPLN is encoded by the coding sequence ATGCCCACCTGCCGCCTTTCCCGTTGGCTGCTGGCCGCCCTTGCGGCCACCGCCCTCCTCGCCCCGGCTGTCCCGGCCATGGCCCAGGCCACGCCGGCCGAGGCCGGCCTGGTCGACATCACCGCCATTGCCCCGGATATCAAGCTCGACATCCGCTACGCCACCCCGGACAATTTCACCCATGTGGCCGTGTATCCGGCCCCGCGCTGCTTCCTGCGCGCCGACGTGGCCAAACGGCTGGTCGCGGCCCAGGCCGATCTCAAGGCCCAAGGCCTGGGACTCAAAGTCTACGACTGCTATCGGCCTTTTTCCATCCAGAAGAAGTTCTGGGCCTTGGTGCCAAACGAGGACTGGGTGGCCAAGCCGGTGGAAAAAGACGGCAAGCCGGCCACAGGTTCCAAGCACAACCGGGGCGCGGCCGTGGACCTGACCCTGGTGGACGCCGCCGGCCAGGAACTGCCCATGCCGTCCGGCTTTGACGACTTCACCGACAAGGCCCGGCGCGACTATGCCGGCGGCGACCCGGCGGCCCGGGCCAATGCCAAGCGCCTGGAAGCGGCCATGGCCAAGGCCGGATTCGATCCGCTGCCGAGCGAATGGTGGCATTTCGACGGCCCGGGCTGGCAAGGCTACGAGCTCCTGGACGTGCCGCTCAACTAA
- the tpx gene encoding thiol peroxidase, producing the protein MSERTGLITFLGGGLTLSGAPVGVGAAAPDFTVLTNELAPAKLGDFTEKGLILIAVPSLDTAVCDLEARKFNKEMASLAGKAKALVISMDLPFAQKRWAEAAGVTNIVTLSDHRDASFGLAYGLLIKELRLLARAVLVLGADRKVAYMELVPEVTHEPDYAAALAALGKVL; encoded by the coding sequence ATGAGCGAGCGCACCGGTCTTATTACCTTTCTTGGCGGCGGCCTGACCCTGTCCGGCGCCCCGGTCGGCGTTGGAGCCGCAGCCCCGGATTTCACCGTCCTGACCAACGAACTGGCCCCGGCCAAGCTGGGCGACTTCACGGAAAAGGGACTCATCCTCATTGCCGTACCGTCCCTGGATACGGCCGTGTGCGATCTTGAGGCCCGCAAATTCAACAAGGAAATGGCCAGCCTTGCCGGCAAGGCCAAGGCCCTGGTCATCAGCATGGACCTGCCCTTTGCCCAGAAACGCTGGGCCGAGGCGGCCGGCGTCACCAACATCGTGACCCTGTCCGACCACCGCGACGCCTCCTTCGGCCTGGCCTACGGCCTGTTGATCAAGGAACTGCGCCTGCTCGCCCGGGCCGTGCTGGTCCTTGGGGCCGACCGCAAGGTGGCCTACATGGAGCTTGTCCCCGAGGTGACCCATGAGCCGGACTATGCCGCCGCCCTTGCGGCCTTGGGCAAGGTCTTGTAG
- a CDS encoding PAS domain S-box protein, with protein sequence MPVSPIHLAASLAQEGSLVLTREPSRTLVEGLAVGVAVFDARRRLLRGNSLAREVLSRGAEKSCHRLLRGYADPCPDCPLATGQPAATAAVACVGLGEEGWGGVVSVFEMPAPSGMDLDVMQVLEHTPTAVYLVDREFVVRYVNRAFVRLHGCSAADFLGRPLSQCIDSKVFARFQTSALGAMATGIVSEEEIQLCLDGREGFFLAARIPLSLGGVVQGLCGMLTDITDHKTTERELSESRRRYQAMVEDQTELVLRLDPELRQVFVNRNLAALAGMPVEALVGRSFDEQLPPAEAGIMRRRLLALTPRKPVCELRHALMLPSGEVRRLSWTVRAIFDEAGRIGEYQAMGRDVSAYWHMERELLRSEAKYRDIFEHSAEGIFQFEPSGAMAACNPALARILGYLSPGDVVREQGDFFQRILLRQEDRLEFLRLLARNGRVYDFELPVMRRDGRTAWLSLNARAVLDEAGRLDRVEGAARDITDRKRAEGERMLLVSAVDQSAEGLVIVSRDFRLEYANPAFAQIVAGGQGAVGREELEGLLAPFLSESVRKMLALGLRWSGRLRLTRPDEAEVVAEGLISPVRDSDGEVVNHILLVRDMTYELELERRLRQSEKLEAIGVLAAGVAHDFNNILTPILLNTEMILSDIVPDHPLFSPLSDVVRASERARDLVRQLLMFSRQGEITVSELPIGPLVKETVKLIRGMVDARVEVRQIAPDAPLCVRADPAQIHQVLVNLCLNAAQSMPEGGVMHVGLAAVPAPPRPESGVIAAGMPLARLSPGPYVRVWVADTGYGLAPDIAERVFEPFFTTKKPGQGTGMGLAAVHGIVKSCGGAVLLSSTPGQGSQFTVYLPLVTRPA encoded by the coding sequence ATGCCGGTTTCCCCCATCCATCTGGCTGCGTCCCTGGCCCAGGAAGGCAGTCTGGTTCTGACCCGGGAGCCGTCGCGTACCCTGGTCGAAGGGCTGGCTGTGGGCGTGGCGGTCTTTGATGCAAGGCGACGGTTGTTGCGCGGCAACAGCCTGGCCCGGGAAGTCCTCTCGCGCGGCGCCGAGAAGAGCTGCCACCGGCTGTTGCGCGGCTATGCCGACCCCTGCCCTGATTGCCCTCTGGCCACCGGCCAACCGGCCGCCACGGCAGCGGTGGCCTGCGTGGGGTTGGGAGAGGAAGGCTGGGGGGGCGTGGTGAGCGTGTTTGAGATGCCTGCGCCGTCTGGGATGGACCTTGATGTCATGCAGGTTCTAGAGCACACGCCGACAGCCGTTTATCTGGTGGATCGGGAATTTGTGGTGCGCTACGTCAACCGGGCCTTTGTGCGGCTGCATGGCTGCAGCGCCGCCGATTTTCTCGGTCGCCCTCTGAGCCAATGCATTGATTCGAAAGTATTTGCCCGGTTCCAAACATCGGCGCTTGGGGCCATGGCCACAGGCATCGTCAGCGAGGAGGAGATACAGCTTTGCCTGGACGGCCGGGAAGGCTTTTTTCTGGCTGCCCGCATTCCCTTGTCCCTGGGCGGGGTGGTGCAAGGGTTGTGCGGGATGCTCACCGACATCACCGATCATAAAACGACCGAGCGGGAATTGAGTGAAAGCCGGCGGCGGTATCAGGCCATGGTCGAGGACCAGACCGAGCTGGTGCTGCGCCTTGATCCGGAGCTTCGCCAGGTGTTCGTCAACAGGAATCTGGCCGCACTGGCGGGGATGCCGGTGGAAGCGCTTGTGGGGAGGAGTTTTGACGAGCAGTTGCCCCCGGCCGAGGCCGGCATCATGCGTCGCCGCCTGCTGGCCCTGACTCCCCGCAAGCCGGTGTGTGAACTGCGCCATGCGTTGATGCTGCCCTCGGGCGAGGTGCGCCGGTTGAGCTGGACGGTGCGGGCCATCTTTGACGAGGCCGGGCGCATCGGTGAATATCAGGCCATGGGCCGGGATGTGTCGGCCTACTGGCACATGGAGCGGGAGCTGCTTCGCAGCGAGGCCAAGTACCGCGACATTTTCGAGCACTCCGCCGAGGGCATTTTCCAGTTTGAGCCAAGCGGGGCCATGGCGGCCTGCAACCCGGCCCTGGCCCGCATCCTGGGCTATCTCTCACCCGGGGATGTGGTGCGGGAGCAGGGTGATTTTTTCCAGCGGATATTGCTTCGGCAGGAAGATCGGTTGGAGTTTTTGCGGCTGTTGGCCAGAAACGGCCGGGTCTATGATTTCGAGCTGCCGGTCATGCGGCGCGACGGCCGCACGGCCTGGTTGTCCCTCAACGCCCGGGCTGTCCTCGACGAGGCCGGCCGGCTGGACCGGGTGGAGGGAGCGGCCCGGGACATCACCGACCGCAAGCGGGCCGAGGGGGAACGGATGCTCCTGGTTTCGGCCGTGGACCAGAGCGCCGAGGGCTTGGTCATTGTCAGCCGGGATTTTCGGTTGGAGTATGCCAATCCGGCCTTTGCCCAGATCGTGGCCGGCGGCCAGGGGGCGGTTGGGCGCGAGGAGTTGGAAGGACTCCTTGCCCCGTTTTTGAGCGAATCCGTGCGCAAGATGCTGGCCTTGGGGCTGCGCTGGTCGGGGCGGCTTCGCCTGACGCGGCCGGATGAGGCCGAGGTTGTGGCCGAAGGCCTGATCTCGCCGGTGCGCGACAGCGACGGGGAGGTGGTCAACCATATCCTTCTGGTGCGCGACATGACCTACGAGTTGGAACTCGAACGGCGGCTGCGGCAGTCGGAAAAGCTCGAAGCCATCGGCGTGCTGGCCGCCGGCGTGGCCCACGATTTCAACAACATCCTGACGCCGATACTGCTCAATACCGAAATGATCCTGTCCGATATCGTCCCCGACCACCCGCTCTTTAGCCCGCTTAGCGATGTGGTGCGGGCCTCGGAGCGGGCCAGGGATCTGGTGCGCCAACTGTTGATGTTCAGCCGCCAGGGAGAAATCACGGTGTCGGAACTGCCCATCGGGCCGCTGGTCAAGGAAACGGTCAAGCTCATCCGGGGCATGGTGGACGCCCGGGTGGAGGTGCGCCAGATTGCGCCTGACGCACCGCTTTGCGTGCGGGCCGATCCGGCCCAGATCCATCAGGTGCTGGTCAACCTGTGCCTGAACGCCGCCCAGTCCATGCCCGAAGGCGGCGTCATGCACGTCGGGTTGGCTGCCGTGCCCGCGCCGCCCCGGCCCGAAAGCGGCGTCATTGCCGCCGGGATGCCCCTGGCCCGCCTCAGTCCCGGCCCCTACGTGCGGGTCTGGGTGGCCGATACCGGCTACGGCCTGGCCCCGGACATCGCCGAGCGCGTGTTCGAGCCGTTTTTCACCACCAAAAAGCCCGGCCAGGGCACCGGCATGGGCCTGGCTGCCGTCCACGGCATTGTCAAAAGCTGTGGCGGTGCGGTGCTGCTTTCGAGCACGCCCGGCCAGGGCAGCCAGTTTACGGTGTACCTGCCCCTCGTTACCCGCCCGGCCTAG
- a CDS encoding glycosyltransferase: MRVLQVGKFYPPDPGGVETASRQTAVALASLGIASEVLCFAGPGPYDDAGGLVPVTRAPVLATLSSQPVSLAYITALRAMAPHFDVFHVHCPNILAALALYLVRPRGKVVLHWHSDVIGKKALLALVRPLETWLCRRADLVIGPTAVHLTASDRAGEFVGKGAVAPFCVDETMAGPKLADPAGVAAIRARFGGRRLIFALGRLVPYKGFAVLVEAAKSLPEEAVVVIGGGGPLAGALARQIESAGLGERVVLAGRIPDAALSDWFAACDIFCLPSVARAEMFGIVQLEAMAFGKPVVSTAIARSGVPAVNRDGVTGLLVPPGDAAALGAALVRLVGDAALCRQLGAGGLAAVAGPYSPAAVAQALGQAYACLDRGASPGL, encoded by the coding sequence ATGAGGGTGCTCCAGGTCGGCAAGTTTTATCCGCCGGACCCGGGCGGGGTGGAGACGGCCAGCCGGCAGACGGCGGTGGCCCTGGCCAGCCTGGGCATAGCCAGCGAAGTGCTCTGTTTTGCCGGGCCGGGACCCTATGACGACGCCGGCGGGCTGGTGCCGGTGACCCGGGCTCCGGTGCTGGCCACCCTGTCTTCCCAGCCGGTTTCCCTGGCCTATATCACGGCGCTTCGGGCCATGGCCCCGCACTTTGACGTGTTCCACGTCCATTGCCCCAATATTTTGGCCGCCCTGGCCCTGTATCTGGTCCGTCCCCGGGGCAAGGTCGTGCTCCACTGGCACAGCGACGTCATCGGCAAGAAGGCGCTTTTGGCCCTGGTCCGCCCCTTGGAGACCTGGCTGTGCCGTCGGGCCGATCTGGTCATCGGCCCCACGGCCGTCCATTTGACGGCCTCCGACCGGGCCGGGGAGTTTGTTGGCAAGGGGGCGGTGGCGCCGTTTTGCGTGGACGAGACCATGGCCGGGCCGAAGCTCGCCGATCCGGCCGGCGTGGCCGCCATCCGGGCGCGTTTTGGCGGACGTCGCCTCATTTTCGCCCTGGGCCGGCTGGTGCCCTACAAGGGCTTTGCCGTACTGGTGGAGGCGGCCAAGTCCTTGCCTGAGGAGGCGGTGGTGGTCATCGGCGGCGGCGGTCCCCTGGCCGGGGCGCTTGCCCGGCAGATCGAATCGGCCGGGCTTGGCGAGCGGGTGGTCCTGGCCGGGCGCATCCCGGATGCGGCGCTCTCCGATTGGTTTGCCGCCTGCGATATATTTTGCCTGCCGTCGGTTGCGCGGGCCGAGATGTTCGGTATTGTCCAGCTGGAGGCCATGGCCTTTGGCAAGCCGGTGGTGTCCACGGCCATTGCCCGGTCGGGCGTGCCGGCGGTCAACCGCGACGGGGTGACCGGGCTTCTCGTGCCGCCGGGCGACGCTGCGGCCTTGGGCGCTGCGTTGGTCCGGCTCGTTGGCGATGCGGCCCTTTGCCGACAGTTGGGCGCGGGGGGGCTGGCCGCCGTGGCCGGACCCTATTCCCCGGCCGCCGTGGCCCAGGCCCTGGGCCAGGCCTATGCCTGTCTGGACAGGGGCGCGTCGCCAGGGCTATAA